The Planctomycetia bacterium genome includes a region encoding these proteins:
- the arsS gene encoding arsenosugar biosynthesis radical SAM protein ArsS (Some members of this family are selenoproteins.), with protein MIEAEGKPLGGLSIDTVQVNIGLRCNLACHHCHVESSPTRKEEMSWETMQMVLDAACRCGAGTIDITGGAPEMHPHFRAFVAVARALGKHVIVRTNLTIMLEKGYDDLPQFFKHQQVHLIASLPCYLETKVDKQRGKGVYKESVTVIQWLNMIGYGTDPDLSLDLVFNPSGPSLPPEQHSLEKSYRRELDERFGIRFTRLLTITNVAIGRFLHDLRRQGKAEQYLKLLRDSLNQATLPGLMCRHQVNVGWNGTLYDCDFNFAISLAAKGPQSHIRDFERDSFLSRRIATGEHCFACTAGCGSSCGGSLT; from the coding sequence GTGATCGAAGCCGAAGGCAAGCCGCTCGGCGGTCTGTCAATCGACACGGTTCAGGTGAACATCGGCTTGCGCTGCAACCTCGCCTGCCATCACTGTCACGTTGAATCGTCGCCCACGCGCAAGGAGGAGATGAGTTGGGAAACGATGCAGATGGTGCTCGATGCCGCATGTCGCTGTGGTGCGGGCACAATCGACATCACCGGCGGCGCGCCCGAGATGCACCCACACTTCCGCGCGTTCGTCGCGGTGGCTCGCGCGCTGGGGAAGCACGTGATCGTACGGACGAACCTGACCATCATGTTGGAGAAGGGATACGATGATCTGCCGCAGTTCTTCAAGCACCAGCAGGTTCACCTGATCGCATCGCTGCCGTGCTACCTCGAAACCAAGGTCGATAAGCAGCGCGGCAAAGGTGTTTACAAGGAAAGCGTCACGGTCATCCAGTGGCTCAACATGATCGGCTACGGGACGGACCCCGATCTATCGCTGGACCTCGTTTTCAATCCTAGTGGCCCGAGCTTGCCTCCTGAGCAACATTCGCTGGAGAAGTCCTACCGTCGCGAACTCGATGAGCGATTCGGCATCCGATTCACTCGCCTGCTGACGATCACCAATGTCGCTATCGGACGGTTTCTTCACGACCTGCGTCGCCAGGGCAAGGCCGAGCAGTATCTGAAACTGTTGAGGGACTCTCTGAATCAAGCGACGCTGCCTGGGTTGATGTGCCGGCACCAAGTAAACGTGGGGTGGAACGGCACGTTGTACGACTGCGATTTCAATTTCGCGATCTCCCTTGCTGCCAAGGGACCACAGAGCCACATTCGCGACTTTGAGCGCGATAGCTTTCTCTCCCGCCGGATCGCGACCGGCGAGCATTGTTTCGCCTGCACCGCCGGATGCGGATCATCTTGCGGCGGCTCCTTAACCTGA